A genome region from Sebastes umbrosus isolate fSebUmb1 chromosome 22, fSebUmb1.pri, whole genome shotgun sequence includes the following:
- the cysltr3 gene encoding cysteinyl leukotriene receptor 2, giving the protein MNHCFVGNDSSSEETQVACFHDDDAFKYRAYTFTYLPLFPVAFLCNIGALVVFFLQRGRSSASCVVMMNLALSDGSFSLTLPLRLAYYFRGGVWDFPDWLCRLCVYGFYVNLYTSILFLTLLSVLRWLAVNHPLRHRTLVTPTRTLLVCLGVWLFVGVSSIPFLYQGVKTRDGCPRCFEPSSSSNWGRVLILNYVALALGFLLPFVTIIVCYSRIVRRLKARFGLHGSSRSDTRRRDRRRSMNLVAMVTATFLLCFLPYHVIRSLHLHAVCGGWDCGVTQALQRAVVVTLCLAASNSVVNPLLYYYSTRTFRDNMREAQSSLMASRRGSGLALKRRRSTA; this is encoded by the exons ATTGCTTCGTCGGCAACGACTCCTCCTCCGAGGAGACCCAGGTGGCGTGTTTCCACGACGACGATGCGTTCAAGTACCGCGCCTACACCTTCACCTACCTGCCGCTGTTCCCCGTGGCGTTCCTCTGCAACATCGGAGCGCTGGTCGTCTTCTTCCTGCAGAGAGGACGCAG CTCCGCCTCCTGCGTGGTCATGATGAACCTCGCCCTATCAGACGGCAGCTTCTCCCTCACCCTGCCGCTGCGGTTGGCTTATTACTTCCGGGGCGGAGTCTGGGACTTCCCTGATTGGCTGTGCCGACTGTGCGTCTACGGCTTCTACGTCAACCTGTacaccag cATCCTCTTCCTCACGCTACTGAGCGTGCTCCGTTGGCTCGCCGTAAACCATCCGCTCCGTCACCGCACTCTGGTCACGCCCACTCGAACCCTATTGGTCTGTCTGGGCGTCTGGCTGTTTGTGGGCGTGTCCTCCATCCCCTTCCTGTACCAGGGGGTGAAGACGAG GGATGGGTGTCCTCGATGCTTCGAGCCGTCCAGCTCGTCCAATTGGGGGCGTGTCCTGATCTTAAACTACGTGGCGTTGGCTCTCGGCTTCCTCCTCCCTTTCGTCACAATCATCGTTTGCTACAGCAGGATCGTGCGACGCCTGAAGGCCCGCTTCGGCCTCCACGGCAGCAGTCGATCCGACACTCGCCGTCGCGACAGACGGCGCTCGATGAACCTGGTCGCCATGGTGACGGCGACCTTCCTGCTCTGCTTTCTGCCCTATCACGTGATACGGTCTCTGCATCTGCACGCCGTGTGCGGCGGCTGGGACTGCGGCGTCACGCAGGCGCTGCAGCGGGCGGTGGTGGTGACGCTGTGTCTGGCGGCGTCCAACAGCGTGGTCAACCCGCTGCTGTACTACTACTCCACCAGGACGTTCAGAGACAACATGAGGGAGGCTCAGTCCTCTCTGATGGCCAGCAGGAGGGGGTCCGGACTGGCTctaaagaggagaaggagcacCGCCTGA
- the kif1c gene encoding kinesin-like protein KIF1C isoform X1 has translation MAGASVKVAVRVRPFNSRETGRNAKCVIQMQGNTTCISNPKQVKDGAKNFTFDYSYWSHTTNEDPGFACQRQVYKDIGEEMLLHAFEGYNVCIFAYGQTGGGKSYTMMGKQEPGQEGIIPQLCEDLFQRTGENSDPDLTYSVEVSYMEIYCERVRDLLNPKSQGTLRVREHPILGPYVEDLSKLAVTGFTDIRDLMDAGNKARTVAATNMNETSSRSHAVFTIVFTQKRRDQMTSLDTEKVSKISLVDLAGSERADSSGARGTRLKEGANINKSLTTLGKVISALAEMQSNKKRKSDFIPYRDSVLTWLLKENLGGNSRTAMIAALSPADINYEETLSTLRYADRAKQIRCNAIINEDPNAKLIRELKDEVERLRNLLFSQGLQELLDNAVNNNSVLGGVPGVSPSPLQLALTANGVPPQNGSAPPDLSRPASSDRLVSSPGGEPVSAGNVPADPDHLMEDGEEEAVATETISKEEAAEMLLETEKIIAELNETWEEKLRKTESIRLERESLLAEMGVSIKEDGGTLGVFSPKGTPHLVNLNEDPLMSECLLYYIKEGFTRVGQQDVDIKLSGHFIKEIHCVFVSETNEQGEVVVTLEPLVGAETYVNGKEIDDAVVLKQGNRIVMGKNHVFRFNHPEQARLERERSVTADQQGEPEDWNYAQKELLEKQGIDIKLEMEKRLQDMEIQYRREKEEADLLLEQHRLYADSDSGDDSDKRSCEESWRLITSLREKLPANKVQSIVKRCGLPSSGKRREPLRVYQIPQRRRISKDPKRVTMEDLRMQAVKEICYEVALGDFRHSRQEIEALSIVKMKELSRMYAKKDPNERENWRAVAQDVCDTVGIGEERSPPTEEGGGGGGGGGGGGGGGEGGETGEGGVKKAYDLKAHIDKLTDILEEVKLQNNMKDEEIKALRDRMIKMESIIPVPDNDVNGEEEEEEEEEEEDDEEGGGSPQRDDGEGVADKPPRQPEVRVKRLMDEDPAFRRGRLRWLKQEQQRILNLQQQNITKKLRGLNQNQGQSVPVVPVHLPGTGRFIPPQECKLKFPFKSNPAHRLSWGPASAALYALGLGEGGGEWGVEQEEERGGGGGGEGKASPSPPPPQGPALLPLPFQAPPPRMRTPSPHRAWQQRNQGNQGGIYYHPQQQQQQHGNNQNQQRRYRRNSLDSSAHGNYDGDQHHGGGGGGGGGGHQGRPRQRRGVSPGGERGGGRGGGGGGGGGRDRDRDGGFYYNHQQHHPFQHHPYYSPHNAPFQPGPHPNYHSLPRPGAPPPPVDMMLPPPGGVGLHHAAQDETAVQRTGPQKQQGDAHLTSDLRHQGAL, from the exons ATGGCGGGCGCGTCGGTGAAGGTGGCGGTTCGAGTCCGCCCGTTCAACTCCAGAGAGACGGGACGCAACGCCAAGTGTGTCATCCAGATGCAGGGAAACACCACCT gtATCTCCAACCCCAAACAGGTCAAAGATGGAGCCAAGAACTTCACCTTCGACTACTCCTACTGGTCACACACAACG aATGAGGACCCCGGCTTTGCATGTCAGAGGCAGGTGTACAAGGACATCGGAGAGGAGATGCTGCTGCACGCCTTTGAAG GATACAACGTGTGTATTTTTGCATACGGCCAGACGGGTGGAGGAAAGAGCTACACCATGATGGGCAAACAGGAGCCTGGACAGGAAGGCATCATACCACAG CTGTGTGAGGACCTGTTTCAGAGAACAGGAGAGAACTCTGATCCTGACCTGACCTACTCCGTGGAG gtGTCCTACATGGAGATCTACTGTGAGCGGGTCCGGGATCTGTTGAACCCAAAGTCCCAGGGGACTCTGCGGGTCCGGGAGCATCCCATCCTGGGTCCCTACGTGGAGGACCTGTCCAAACTGGCCGTGACCGGATTCACCGACATCCGGGACCTGATGGACGCCGGCAACAAAGCTCG GACGGTCGCGGCCACAAACATGAATGAGACGTCGTCCAGGTCGCACGCCGTCTTCACCATCGTCTTCACCCAAAAACGACGAGACCAGATGACCAGCCTGGATACCGAGAAG GTCAGCAAGATCAGTCTGGTGGACCTAGCTGGAAGCGAGCGAGCAGACTCCTCGGGGGCGAGGGGCACCCggcttaag GAAGGAGCGAACATCAATAAATCTCTAACCACGTTGGGAAAAGTGATCTCAGCTTTGGCTGAAATG CAGAGCAATAAGAAGAGGAAAAGTGACTTTATTCCCTACAGAGACTCTGTTCTCACCTGGCTACTGAAGGAAAACCTGG GAGGAAACTCTCGGACGGCCATGATCGCTGCTCTGAGTCCTGCTGACATCAACTATGAAGAAACACTGAGCACCCTGAG GTACGCTGACCGGGCCAAACAGATCCGCTGTAACGCCATCATCAACGAAGATCCAAACGCCAAACTGATCCGAGAGCTGAAGGACGAAGTGGAACGACTGAGGAACCTGCTGTTCTCCCAGGgcctgcaggagctgctggacaacgctg tcaaCAACAACAGCGTCCTCGGTGGCGTTCCAGGTGTGTCCCCGTCGCCGCTGCAGCTGGCTCTAACAGCCAATGGGGTTCCACCTCAGAATGGCTCCGCCCCTCCAG ATTTAAGCCGTCCTGCTTCCTCTGACCGTCTCGTTTCCTCTCCAGGTGGCGAGCCGGTGTCTGCGGGCAACGTACCCGCCGACCCCGACCACCTGATGgaggacggagaggaggaggcggtCGCCACGGAGACCATCAGTAAAGAGGAGGCTGCTGAGATGCTGCTG GAGACGGAGAAGATCATCGCTGAGCTCAACGAGACCTGGGAGGAGAAACTGAGGAAGACAGAGTCTATTCGCCTGGAGAG AGAGTCCCTGCTGGCGGAGATGGGCGTGTCCATTAAAGAGGACGGAGGGACGCTAGGCGTCTTCTCTCCTAAAGGA ACGCCTCACCTGGTGAACCTGAACGAGGACCCTCTGATGTCCGAGTGTCTCCTCTACTACATCAAGGAGGGATTCACCAG GGTGGGACAGCAGGACGTGGACATCAAGCTGTCGGGTCACTTCATAAAGGAGATCCACTGTGTGTTCGTCAGTGAGACCAACGAGCAGGGAGAAG TGGTGGTGACTCTGGAGCCGTTGGTGGGAGCGGAGACGTATGTCAACGGGAAGGAGATCGACGACGCCGTCGTCCTGAAACAAG GTAACCGCATCGTGATGGGGAAGAACCACGTGTTCCGGTTCAACCACCCGGAGCAGGCGAGGCTGGAGAGGGAGCGCAGCGTCACGGCCGACCAGCAGGGGGAGCCGGAGGACTGGAACTACGCCCagaaggagctgctggagaagcAGGGCATCGACATCAAGCTGGAGATGGAGAAGAG ACTGCAGGACATGGAGATTCAGTAccggagagagaaggaggaggctgacctgctgctggagcaaCACAGACTG tatgCAGACAGCGACAGCGGAGATGACTCAGACAAACGGTCCTGTGAGGAGAGCTGGAGGCTGATCACCTCCCTCAGAGAGAAGCTGCCTGCTAACAAG GTGCAGTCCATAGTGAAGCGTTGTGGTCTCCCCAGCagtgggaagaggagagaaCCTCTGAGAGTCTATCAGATCCCTCAGAGGAGAAGAATCAGCAAAGACCCCAAACGGGTCACCATGGAGGACCTCCGCATGCAGGCCGTCAAAGAGATCTGCTACGAG GTGGCGCTGGGAGACTTCCGTCACTCCCGCCAGGAGATCGAGGCGCTGTCCATCGTCAAGATGAAGGAGCTCAGCCGCATGTACGCCAAGAAAGACCCCAACGAGAGGGAGAACTGGAGGGCTGTCGCCCAGGACGTCTGTGACACGGTGGGCATCGGCGAGGAGAGGAGCCCCCCCacggaggaggggggaggaggagggggaggaggaggaggaggaggaggaggaggagaaggaggagagaccGGCGAGGGAGGAGTGAAGAAGGCATACGACCTGAAGGCTCACATCGATAAActgactgacattctggag gaagtgaagctGCAGAACAACATGAAGGACGAGGAGATCAAGGCTCTGAGAGACAGGATGATCAAGATGGAGAGCATCATACCTGTCCCG GACAACGACGTGAAcggcgaagaagaagaagaagaagaagaagaagaagaagacgacgaAGAAGGCGGCGGGTCACCTCAGAGGGACGACGGCGAGGGCGTAGCCGACAAGCCCCCCCGCCAGCCGGAGGTCCGAGTGAAGCGTCTGATGGACGAGGACCCGGCGTTCAGGAGAGGGCGCCTCCGCTGGCTCAAACAGGAACAGCAGCGCATCCtgaacctgcagcagcagaacatCACCAAGAAGCTGCGAGgcctgaaccagaaccagg GTCAGAGCGTCCCCGTCGTCCCCGTCCACCTCCCCGGGACCGGACGCTTCATCCCCCCCCAGGAGTGCAAGCTCAAGTTCCCCTTCAAGAGTAACCCTGCCCACCGGTTGTCATGGGGACCAGCCAGCGCCGCCCTGTACGCTCTGGGTctgggggaggggggaggagagtggggggtggagcaggaggaagagcgaggaggaggaggaggaggcgagggGAAAGCTTCTCCGTCACCTCCCCCCCCTCAGGGTCCTGCTCTCTTGCCCCTCCCCTTCCAGGCTCCGCCCCCTCGCATGCGCACCCCCAGCCCCCATCGCGCCTGGCAACAGCGTAACCAAGGCAACCAGGGCGGCATCTACTACCatccgcagcagcagcagcagcagcacggcaACAACCAAAACCAGCAGCGCCGCTACCGACGCAACTCTCTGGACAGCTCCGCCCACGGCAACTATGACGGCGACCAGCATCACGGAGGCGGAGGCggaggcggcggcggtggtCACCAGGGGCGACCGAGACAGAGGAGGGGGGTGtcgccaggaggagagagaggaggcgggagaggaggaggaggaggaggaggaggaggcagagacagagacagagacggaggcTTCTATTATAATCACCAGCAGCACCATCCGTTCCAGCACCACCCCTACTACAGCCCCCATAATGCACCATTCCAGCCAGGACCTCACCCCAACTACCACAGCCTGCCGCGCCCCGGGGCCCCGCCCCCTCCCGTTGACATGATGCTGCCGCCGCCGGGGGGGGTGGGGCTTCATCACGCCGCCCAGGATGAGACGGCAGTTCAGCGCACCGGACCTCAAAAACAACAAGGAGACGCccatctgacctctgacctccgacACCAgggagctctctga
- the kif1c gene encoding kinesin-like protein KIF1C isoform X2 has protein sequence MAGASVKVAVRVRPFNSRETGRNAKCVIQMQGNTTCISNPKQVKDGAKNFTFDYSYWSHTTNEDPGFACQRQVYKDIGEEMLLHAFEGYNVCIFAYGQTGGGKSYTMMGKQEPGQEGIIPQLCEDLFQRTGENSDPDLTYSVEVSYMEIYCERVRDLLNPKSQGTLRVREHPILGPYVEDLSKLAVTGFTDIRDLMDAGNKARTVAATNMNETSSRSHAVFTIVFTQKRRDQMTSLDTEKVSKISLVDLAGSERADSSGARGTRLKEGANINKSLTTLGKVISALAEMQSNKKRKSDFIPYRDSVLTWLLKENLGGNSRTAMIAALSPADINYEETLSTLRYADRAKQIRCNAIINEDPNAKLIRELKDEVERLRNLLFSQGLQELLDNAVNNNSVLGGVPGVSPSPLQLALTANGVPPQNGSAPPGGEPVSAGNVPADPDHLMEDGEEEAVATETISKEEAAEMLLETEKIIAELNETWEEKLRKTESIRLERESLLAEMGVSIKEDGGTLGVFSPKGTPHLVNLNEDPLMSECLLYYIKEGFTRVGQQDVDIKLSGHFIKEIHCVFVSETNEQGEVVVTLEPLVGAETYVNGKEIDDAVVLKQGNRIVMGKNHVFRFNHPEQARLERERSVTADQQGEPEDWNYAQKELLEKQGIDIKLEMEKRLQDMEIQYRREKEEADLLLEQHRLYADSDSGDDSDKRSCEESWRLITSLREKLPANKVQSIVKRCGLPSSGKRREPLRVYQIPQRRRISKDPKRVTMEDLRMQAVKEICYEVALGDFRHSRQEIEALSIVKMKELSRMYAKKDPNERENWRAVAQDVCDTVGIGEERSPPTEEGGGGGGGGGGGGGGGEGGETGEGGVKKAYDLKAHIDKLTDILEEVKLQNNMKDEEIKALRDRMIKMESIIPVPDNDVNGEEEEEEEEEEEDDEEGGGSPQRDDGEGVADKPPRQPEVRVKRLMDEDPAFRRGRLRWLKQEQQRILNLQQQNITKKLRGLNQNQGQSVPVVPVHLPGTGRFIPPQECKLKFPFKSNPAHRLSWGPASAALYALGLGEGGGEWGVEQEEERGGGGGGEGKASPSPPPPQGPALLPLPFQAPPPRMRTPSPHRAWQQRNQGNQGGIYYHPQQQQQQHGNNQNQQRRYRRNSLDSSAHGNYDGDQHHGGGGGGGGGGHQGRPRQRRGVSPGGERGGGRGGGGGGGGGRDRDRDGGFYYNHQQHHPFQHHPYYSPHNAPFQPGPHPNYHSLPRPGAPPPPVDMMLPPPGGVGLHHAAQDETAVQRTGPQKQQGDAHLTSDLRHQGAL, from the exons ATGGCGGGCGCGTCGGTGAAGGTGGCGGTTCGAGTCCGCCCGTTCAACTCCAGAGAGACGGGACGCAACGCCAAGTGTGTCATCCAGATGCAGGGAAACACCACCT gtATCTCCAACCCCAAACAGGTCAAAGATGGAGCCAAGAACTTCACCTTCGACTACTCCTACTGGTCACACACAACG aATGAGGACCCCGGCTTTGCATGTCAGAGGCAGGTGTACAAGGACATCGGAGAGGAGATGCTGCTGCACGCCTTTGAAG GATACAACGTGTGTATTTTTGCATACGGCCAGACGGGTGGAGGAAAGAGCTACACCATGATGGGCAAACAGGAGCCTGGACAGGAAGGCATCATACCACAG CTGTGTGAGGACCTGTTTCAGAGAACAGGAGAGAACTCTGATCCTGACCTGACCTACTCCGTGGAG gtGTCCTACATGGAGATCTACTGTGAGCGGGTCCGGGATCTGTTGAACCCAAAGTCCCAGGGGACTCTGCGGGTCCGGGAGCATCCCATCCTGGGTCCCTACGTGGAGGACCTGTCCAAACTGGCCGTGACCGGATTCACCGACATCCGGGACCTGATGGACGCCGGCAACAAAGCTCG GACGGTCGCGGCCACAAACATGAATGAGACGTCGTCCAGGTCGCACGCCGTCTTCACCATCGTCTTCACCCAAAAACGACGAGACCAGATGACCAGCCTGGATACCGAGAAG GTCAGCAAGATCAGTCTGGTGGACCTAGCTGGAAGCGAGCGAGCAGACTCCTCGGGGGCGAGGGGCACCCggcttaag GAAGGAGCGAACATCAATAAATCTCTAACCACGTTGGGAAAAGTGATCTCAGCTTTGGCTGAAATG CAGAGCAATAAGAAGAGGAAAAGTGACTTTATTCCCTACAGAGACTCTGTTCTCACCTGGCTACTGAAGGAAAACCTGG GAGGAAACTCTCGGACGGCCATGATCGCTGCTCTGAGTCCTGCTGACATCAACTATGAAGAAACACTGAGCACCCTGAG GTACGCTGACCGGGCCAAACAGATCCGCTGTAACGCCATCATCAACGAAGATCCAAACGCCAAACTGATCCGAGAGCTGAAGGACGAAGTGGAACGACTGAGGAACCTGCTGTTCTCCCAGGgcctgcaggagctgctggacaacgctg tcaaCAACAACAGCGTCCTCGGTGGCGTTCCAGGTGTGTCCCCGTCGCCGCTGCAGCTGGCTCTAACAGCCAATGGGGTTCCACCTCAGAATGGCTCCGCCCCTCCAG GTGGCGAGCCGGTGTCTGCGGGCAACGTACCCGCCGACCCCGACCACCTGATGgaggacggagaggaggaggcggtCGCCACGGAGACCATCAGTAAAGAGGAGGCTGCTGAGATGCTGCTG GAGACGGAGAAGATCATCGCTGAGCTCAACGAGACCTGGGAGGAGAAACTGAGGAAGACAGAGTCTATTCGCCTGGAGAG AGAGTCCCTGCTGGCGGAGATGGGCGTGTCCATTAAAGAGGACGGAGGGACGCTAGGCGTCTTCTCTCCTAAAGGA ACGCCTCACCTGGTGAACCTGAACGAGGACCCTCTGATGTCCGAGTGTCTCCTCTACTACATCAAGGAGGGATTCACCAG GGTGGGACAGCAGGACGTGGACATCAAGCTGTCGGGTCACTTCATAAAGGAGATCCACTGTGTGTTCGTCAGTGAGACCAACGAGCAGGGAGAAG TGGTGGTGACTCTGGAGCCGTTGGTGGGAGCGGAGACGTATGTCAACGGGAAGGAGATCGACGACGCCGTCGTCCTGAAACAAG GTAACCGCATCGTGATGGGGAAGAACCACGTGTTCCGGTTCAACCACCCGGAGCAGGCGAGGCTGGAGAGGGAGCGCAGCGTCACGGCCGACCAGCAGGGGGAGCCGGAGGACTGGAACTACGCCCagaaggagctgctggagaagcAGGGCATCGACATCAAGCTGGAGATGGAGAAGAG ACTGCAGGACATGGAGATTCAGTAccggagagagaaggaggaggctgacctgctgctggagcaaCACAGACTG tatgCAGACAGCGACAGCGGAGATGACTCAGACAAACGGTCCTGTGAGGAGAGCTGGAGGCTGATCACCTCCCTCAGAGAGAAGCTGCCTGCTAACAAG GTGCAGTCCATAGTGAAGCGTTGTGGTCTCCCCAGCagtgggaagaggagagaaCCTCTGAGAGTCTATCAGATCCCTCAGAGGAGAAGAATCAGCAAAGACCCCAAACGGGTCACCATGGAGGACCTCCGCATGCAGGCCGTCAAAGAGATCTGCTACGAG GTGGCGCTGGGAGACTTCCGTCACTCCCGCCAGGAGATCGAGGCGCTGTCCATCGTCAAGATGAAGGAGCTCAGCCGCATGTACGCCAAGAAAGACCCCAACGAGAGGGAGAACTGGAGGGCTGTCGCCCAGGACGTCTGTGACACGGTGGGCATCGGCGAGGAGAGGAGCCCCCCCacggaggaggggggaggaggagggggaggaggaggaggaggaggaggaggaggagaaggaggagagaccGGCGAGGGAGGAGTGAAGAAGGCATACGACCTGAAGGCTCACATCGATAAActgactgacattctggag gaagtgaagctGCAGAACAACATGAAGGACGAGGAGATCAAGGCTCTGAGAGACAGGATGATCAAGATGGAGAGCATCATACCTGTCCCG GACAACGACGTGAAcggcgaagaagaagaagaagaagaagaagaagaagaagacgacgaAGAAGGCGGCGGGTCACCTCAGAGGGACGACGGCGAGGGCGTAGCCGACAAGCCCCCCCGCCAGCCGGAGGTCCGAGTGAAGCGTCTGATGGACGAGGACCCGGCGTTCAGGAGAGGGCGCCTCCGCTGGCTCAAACAGGAACAGCAGCGCATCCtgaacctgcagcagcagaacatCACCAAGAAGCTGCGAGgcctgaaccagaaccagg GTCAGAGCGTCCCCGTCGTCCCCGTCCACCTCCCCGGGACCGGACGCTTCATCCCCCCCCAGGAGTGCAAGCTCAAGTTCCCCTTCAAGAGTAACCCTGCCCACCGGTTGTCATGGGGACCAGCCAGCGCCGCCCTGTACGCTCTGGGTctgggggaggggggaggagagtggggggtggagcaggaggaagagcgaggaggaggaggaggaggcgagggGAAAGCTTCTCCGTCACCTCCCCCCCCTCAGGGTCCTGCTCTCTTGCCCCTCCCCTTCCAGGCTCCGCCCCCTCGCATGCGCACCCCCAGCCCCCATCGCGCCTGGCAACAGCGTAACCAAGGCAACCAGGGCGGCATCTACTACCatccgcagcagcagcagcagcagcacggcaACAACCAAAACCAGCAGCGCCGCTACCGACGCAACTCTCTGGACAGCTCCGCCCACGGCAACTATGACGGCGACCAGCATCACGGAGGCGGAGGCggaggcggcggcggtggtCACCAGGGGCGACCGAGACAGAGGAGGGGGGTGtcgccaggaggagagagaggaggcgggagaggaggaggaggaggaggaggaggaggcagagacagagacagagacggaggcTTCTATTATAATCACCAGCAGCACCATCCGTTCCAGCACCACCCCTACTACAGCCCCCATAATGCACCATTCCAGCCAGGACCTCACCCCAACTACCACAGCCTGCCGCGCCCCGGGGCCCCGCCCCCTCCCGTTGACATGATGCTGCCGCCGCCGGGGGGGGTGGGGCTTCATCACGCCGCCCAGGATGAGACGGCAGTTCAGCGCACCGGACCTCAAAAACAACAAGGAGACGCccatctgacctctgacctccgacACCAgggagctctctga